A stretch of DNA from Ciona intestinalis chromosome 8, KH, whole genome shotgun sequence:
AAAACAGTGAGAATTATACAACAGTTGCTCCACATTAGTTTAGGCTTAGTTACAACGAAGCTAGAGACACTGTGCAGacaaacagattttaaaacaaaaaatatctcaGAATTTTTCATTACTAGAAAGGGCAAACTAGCTGTTTTGCCAGGTTGGAAAATATCTAATAACATCAAATATGTTCCCAAGACCCATGGCCTATGCTTTACATATACAGTTGTCTGGTTTATGGAGTAAGTGGCATAGAGCAATGGTACTGCAACCAGCAGCAGGTACAATTGATGGGATTATTTTAACAGCAAAAGAACGATCAGGCTCATACTTTATCAGCTTTGCTTCTGCTTTCTTGTTCTTTCTTCTTCTTAGCCGACTGCGCACACTCATTGAAGAGAGACTCCCGCTCCCGCATCTTGTCGATCCCTCGGAAACGAGGATCTTTTGAATTCTTTGCAGCAAACTCGCTGAAGCTCATCctaaaacatcaaaaaacaaaatttacaaaaaaattttaaaaaaaattgcagcttacaaaactttaaaaaataaaaaggttaaaaaaaggtagaaatttaacaaaaaaatttaaacatttattgttttaaaattaaaaaaaaaacttacttgcTGTTGGGATTAACTTCATGCACAAGCTCTTTAAAGTTCTCTCTCGCTTTTAACAACCATGCCTTCTTCTCTTTTCTCTCTTCTTCTGCTCGAATTTTAACATACTCATCAAACACCTGAAACAACatgaaatagttttttaatttaaaacattattttattaatatacaacattgtttttattaacttttttttaatataccaaTATTCggattacattttttatttattttaacactcgtacatgttttaaaattaaattacagcAGAAAATGTTAACATctaaaaatatcatatatttatattcaataaaatgGTAACAGCTGAACAGAAAAACATTAACACTCAATTGATTTTCTGCATATGCAAAATCAACACAATATAGCTTCTACTTGAAAAAACAAGCTTAATTttgtaaagtgttttaaaaaaaacaaaacattttaaaacatttgccTCTGCTTACCTTAGGAATATCTAACTcttaattttaatgcaaaaaactTGGAACCTATTTCTATGACAAACTTAAAGATCTGCAACCTGTATTTTAGTATGATCTCACCCGTATAACACAGAATTCCCATAACACTTCAGATTGAATTAACATTACACTTTTAACAACATAAAGCAAGTTACCAACCATATAAGTTAGATAAGAAAGAGGGACATGGCTTCAATACCGTTTTTCTCTCCTTTGCATTAAGGAGTGTGTGGCGTGGATCAAATACAATTTTGTGAAGTTCTTTTTCCCATGTTGAGAATGCAGACACCTGTGGGGCAAAAATTACAGAGATTTAATTATtagttgaaaatttaaatagtgtGCATTGTGTGTTAAACTCTAAAATTCCCTTGACTAATGCATAAgctgttaaaacatgttataaatgGTATAACACTTGTTATACATGGTATAATACATCAATTTTACTACATAGACATGTTCTTTTACTTCATAGACCAGAGGACTATATTAATAAATCAGTATAAACACCTCAAACAGTGTAAGGTTTCCAacctaaaatagaaaaaaactttttttttcaagaagTAAAACTCACCTGTCGTTCCTGCAGCATCTGACGAAACTGCTCTGTTCTGACCTCAAGTGGTTGAGCAGCACGCTCTTCCTCGGCTAGTTTCTCTGCTTCCGTCATCTTCTTCTCTTCATCCCTGTGATGgataaaaaaacttgaaaaactgAAGCCGCATACTCATAGGCAAGTACTACACACGATTTCAAGTAGGTCTAAGAATTACAATAACCACAACattaatgaaaaattttaCACTCTTACAGATTtaaattacacaaaattacacaaaaaaaacagacataaAGGTCAGTAACACATTTGACGACAGGTTTCCACTTACGTTTTCTTCTTTTTGAGCTGAGGTTGGTCAGAATTTGCTTCTTGGCTTAAAGTTACGGGGTCAGAGGTTTCTGGAATAGAAGATAGATCGTTGGTTGGACATTGATGCAGAAAATGAATGATGTTTTAACGATGTACTATTTGCATAGAATCTAATTTTTCATAATATATcgttaaaaattatgtttttgttgttcacATTGTCCCACTTTAACAcgtatataaattaaaatacaataaaaatattataaccaCTTTAACACATATACGGTCACATTGTCCAactttaacaaagaaaaaacatatatataaaatcagaatactataaaaatattataactacaaaaacaggaaaataaaaaaaaacctttttacCTTCTTCAAGTTTTCGTTTATGAGGAGGGTCGGCAAGAATTCGGTCAACGTCTAATCGACCAATCAGATCGCTCGGTTTCTCCCACAAAGAAAGTTTTGTCGTTgggttaaaaaagaaaactttttcaTCTCCCGTCCATACAACACACCTTTGTATTAAGATTGGAAGAAATGTATGTTAATGCTTGTACTCGCTTTGCATTAAAACACTGACTAAATAAAGACTAAAATTAGGTAAATAGGGTTGCAAAGATTTGAAAACATTGACCAAGCATAATATTGGAGATTCTATTTTCTGTAGGTGAGGTTTTTCTTCCTGAAGCGTGGTGCTTTGGGACTTAAAACAGAGTTGGCTCATAACCCCAAAACCCTAGGTGTTACTGCATGAACCTCGCCAGATGTTTAAGCTGCCACCTTATCAATAGAAGAGGGCAAGGGCtttaatataatgaaaagaaaGGTTGGGGAACCATTGGATACTGGAGTTACTGGGataaatatacatacaaatacaatatccTCAATGCTCTCATTTCCAACTACTAACCCTTACAGAAATGTGTAAAAGGAAGTATCTGGTATTTTGTTATGCGAGCATGTGATTGCGCAACATACATTGAAATACTAACCATGGTGTGCCAGGCACTGGTTTCGTTGCCACTGGTCGTTGTTGTTGCTTCGCTTTTTGTTCGTCGGTCAATTCACTTTTCTTTACTTCAAAATTATCCTGCAACAAATCGCATATTCAATCACTGCATTTGTCAGCTTtggtatggtagggtgggggaagatgggacacctttagcacataatatccagatatcctgatcgtgttttaaacaattaacaaagaacatagtTTCATagttctttgaacgttctttgtttactactaaatgggacgagaaaatagagttaaaaagtgtcccatcttcccccatcctactgtatataaattaCACCATAACAGAGGAATACAACAgttaagtaaacaaaaacaacataaaaaaaagaaaagtttaataaatttgatttgtaCTTACTTTAGAAGTAACCATTTTTTCCTCTATATTTCCATCTGaaaccaaaaacaaatatttaaaagtgacCAAATCACTAAACAATAAATAGAAGCAACCATATTATTCGACGCTGTGGCAAAGTAGTAAGTGAGCCTGCCTCTAATCCAGAgttaatgagttcaaggctcgtcactgctacctttgtgggcgcatgtgttcttgggcaagacacttaacggcaattgcttaaacccagtggtcactaatgggttgtccaaattatcagccatacatataaaaaacgAAATCTAAAGATAATATAAATatccaaaaagtaacatacattataACTAGTAATAtggcacatggtgtataaacacctgtgttaactgtcgttttccattcacatgaggataaagtaagttacactcaaTTGAAACCCACCCACCATTCATTTCATTATTCATCTCCAGCTCCTTAGGGCGTTCCCACCTTGTTTCCATGGTTCGCATGTTGTAGAAATAAACTCGGCCGTCAGGTGCAGTGTGCTCCCGCCACTCCACAACCCCACCTAATGGAATTATCCCTGGAGGCCCCGTCATCATTGGATGCGGCATGATGTTTGGTGGAAGTCCCATTCGAGGCATCATACCTGGAAGACtcagaattttaatttttatcaacTAAAGTTGATCGCTGCTTTGATGTTGGTCGATTTTTGCTTAGTGCTGAGAATAGATATAAATTTTCCAAAGAGGGTGTTCTAAGACCAAACCTTCTTATCTAGATCTGCCAGTGCTTGGGATGGTGCTTTATGTTTAGTAAACATTATTCATATGTAATGATTGTCTAATagtaatataaaagtaattataATCTCAATTACAAATTAttcgttttttatttcaagttacaaatgtttgaaaataaattactaaTAAAGTGTGGGCTTTTGGTAATGCTGTATTCAAATTGATGGATTAAAGAAGATAGctcttgtttattattaaaaacagcaCACCTGGTACCATGGGTCGCATTGGCATCATTAAAGGAACAACTCCTCTTTGCATTGGCATTCCTGGCATTGGACCTTTAAACCAAAGTTGtacaattacaaacaaaaattaaataccaTTTCGAAAAAACTGCTTGTTCCAAATTTTTTTGAGCGAAATTAATCACTAATAGATAATATcactaataaaaaacaaacaacgaaataaaacattgttcaATGAAGTGATTACTTACCAGATCCTGACACCATCATCCGGATAGGAGCTCCATTGATGATCTCCCCTCCTCCTCCCACAAATGGAGGATTCTGCATCATCTGTTCGTTGACGACTTCGCCATCTTCATTCTCTTCCTTACCTAATAATTCATTTACAATCTTAGCCATTAACCTGCAGTGGCAGGGTATGCAGCCCTACACTGGATTTTGGTGCACAGCCTTTTTTTTCAGTAAACATTTTCACCAATAAGttggatttgttttataggaatGCGCATCTAACTATCCCTGTCCCTGTGTTTACAACAAATTGGAGCCTGTGTATACATTCACACAAGACACAATTCCTCTAAGCAGGTTCGTAGGAATATTCTTTAGTATTACCTCTAgaaataagcaaaaaaaatcaaattagaCATAAAAGCATGATAACTAAAGACTGCTTATGCTTATACCATTCTAAACTATTACAGATTTTCATGCagaaaatgcatttaaacttactttcatCATTATTTCCATCTTTCTcttcattcattttattatctaagtataaaaataaaataagttatggTATACAAAACATTACACAATAGTAAATGACTAAATTTCCCACTGTCAGACTTGTATAGTATAACATTGGACTGAGTACTTTTCCATGGTCACACTTAACTTTAATAGTACTTAAAAATGGAATTATacaatacataaatattaGAATATCACTCTATGTTAAATACCTTATGTTGGTTACCACTGCACAATATGTTTAGGGCAGTAAACTACAAAACAACTAAAGTAAGACTGTATAGTATTTATCACCTTTACTTTTTAGAAAGTAGAaaaggcagggatagttagaagtgcattcttttaaaacaaatgtgatgctaatgtttacagattaatgcagtgcagaaaatttcAGGGTGGGCCTGcataccctgccaccccaggtttggcgtcCATTTTATTACCTGCTTGGTTTGAGCTTTCTGTTTGATTTTCATCATTGATTTGTTCATTGTAACTCTTTCCTTGTTTATTATTACCCTGTGTTCGTTCATTCTTTGCTGGAAATGCTGAGAAATTTGGATTGGCAAGAGACTGAACCTAAATATGCAAATAAGTTATCGACTCATTATTATGACAAAGCAtggaaagttttaattaacattcattgtttatatatagacCAACGTCACCATCTATTATTTTTACTTCGTCTAACAGAAAtcttgatgttttttttaattcctacTTTCTGAAGTGTTATAGTGTATGAAgggtttaaactatttattcaAGAAACAAAGCAGCAGATAAGGAGTTACGACCTTAcctcattttgtttaataatttgaacGTTTTCATCCGATGGTTTTT
This window harbors:
- the LOC100179443 gene encoding transcription elongation regulator 1 isoform X1, translated to MNNMRGPSNFGPPPNGGPMFGGGFRGPPPGPGGFMGPDNGPGGQPGPRGMRGPPPFGGQFDNFRPPLNQGQGMMGPDMNMHGNHPPMGPGGFGPPGNMQGPMGPGGPMQDHMVPPPPQNAPNIDPNKEIWVETLSDEGKIYYYNAKTRQSVWKKPSDENVQIIKQNEVQSLANPNFSAFPAKNERTQGNNKQGKSYNEQINDENQTESSNQADNKMNEEKDGNNDESKEENEDGEVVNEQMMQNPPFVGGGGEIINGAPIRMMVSGSGPMPGMPMQRGVVPLMMPMRPMVPGMMPRMGLPPNIMPHPMMTGPPGIIPLGGVVEWREHTAPDGRVYFYNMRTMETRWERPKELEMNNEMNDGNIEEKMVTSKDNFEVKKSELTDEQKAKQQQRPVATKPVPGTPWCVVWTGDEKVFFFNPTTKLSLWEKPSDLIGRLDVDRILADPPHKRKLEEETSDPVTLSQEANSDQPQLKKKKTDEEKKMTEAEKLAEEERAAQPLEVRTEQFRQMLQERQVSAFSTWEKELHKIVFDPRHTLLNAKERKTVFDEYVKIRAEEERKEKKAWLLKARENFKELVHEVNPNSKMSFSEFAAKNSKDPRFRGIDKMRERESLFNECAQSAKKKKEQESRSKADKIKKDYFALMEENKVEKYSRWSKAKSKLSSDARFNAVESSYQREQWWEEYARQHSVEDEEAGRKRRAEESLKARAEEVEREKAERTREIDSERQKHRLDEAVQHFKALLADMVRNTDLSWSETRRILRKDGRWELAALLSKEDKEKYFMNHIDNLHKKKRSIFKTLLEETGKITVTTKWKEARKLVKHDPRFAKFSSSDRKREREFEDYIKELVNEAKFEFRDLLRECKLITHKTKENIRSNSQSMKEIISFLENDKRYLNLESIERERDDLLKTYIDDLHRRGPPPPPTATEPSRRDHIK
- the LOC100179443 gene encoding transcription elongation regulator 1 isoform X2, whose product is MNNMRGPSNFGPPPNGGPMFGGGFRGPPPGPGGFMGPDNGPGGQPGPRGMRGPPPFGGQFDNFRPPLNQGQGMMGPDMNMHGNHPPMGPGGFGPPGNMQGPMGPGGPMQDHMVPPPPQNAPNIDPNKEIWVETLSDEGKIYYYNAKTRQSVWKKPSDENVQIIKQNEVQSLANPNFSAFPAKNERTQGNNKQGKSYNEQINDENQTESSNQAGKEENEDGEVVNEQMMQNPPFVGGGGEIINGAPIRMMVSGSGPMPGMPMQRGVVPLMMPMRPMVPGMMPRMGLPPNIMPHPMMTGPPGIIPLGGVVEWREHTAPDGRVYFYNMRTMETRWERPKELEMNNEMNDGNIEEKMVTSKDNFEVKKSELTDEQKAKQQQRPVATKPVPGTPWCVVWTGDEKVFFFNPTTKLSLWEKPSDLIGRLDVDRILADPPHKRKLEEETSDPVTLSQEANSDQPQLKKKKTDEEKKMTEAEKLAEEERAAQPLEVRTEQFRQMLQERQVSAFSTWEKELHKIVFDPRHTLLNAKERKTVFDEYVKIRAEEERKEKKAWLLKARENFKELVHEVNPNSKMSFSEFAAKNSKDPRFRGIDKMRERESLFNECAQSAKKKKEQESRSKADKIKKDYFALMEENKVEKYSRWSKAKSKLSSDARFNAVESSYQREQWWEEYARQHSVEDEEAGRKRRAEESLKARAEEVEREKAERTREIDSERQKHRLDEAVQHFKALLADMVRNTDLSWSETRRILRKDGRWELAALLSKEDKEKYFMNHIDNLHKKKRSIFKTLLEETGKITVTTKWKEARKLVKHDPRFAKFSSSDRKREREFEDYIKELVNEAKFEFRDLLRECKLITHKTKENIRSNSQSMKEIISFLENDKRYLNLESIERERDDLLKTYIDDLHRRGPPPPPTATEPSRRDHIK